The nucleotide window CTGGTTAAAATAATCGCTCAAGAATTCATTCAGCAAGTACCCGTTAGCCGCATGCAGCTCGATCCCGTCAAAACCAGCTTCTTTAGCCCGGTTCACGGCACCAACAAAACCGTTCATAACGGCATCAAAATCCGTTTCATCCATGGCTTTCACGTCAGGCCAACCGTCGGTTTTGCCATACAAGTCCAGCGGTTCGCCTTTAGGCTTTGCTTCGCTGGGGGCGATTGGCGTGTCAGTGTATTCATTGTGTTGACACTGAGCGCCAGCATGCATCAACTGCATAATGAACTTGCAGTCATGTTTGTGTACTCGTTCGACAATTTCTTTCCAGGCATCGGTTTGTGGTGCGTCAGTAATACCCGGTTGATTTTCATACCCCTGGCTTGCCTGCTGATCTGTGTATACGCCTTCGCTGATGATCATGCTCCAGCCACCTTTCGCGAAACGCTCGTAATACTCGCCCATTAACTCCGTTGGCTTGCCTTTCTTGTCGGCACTGGTTCGTGTCATGGGAGCCACAACAAAACGGTTTTCAAGCTTGTGGCCTTTTAATTCAAAATCATCAAATGCTGAACTCATACGGAATTCCTTTTTCATCCAATACTGTTATATGACTTTGAGCATAATTACGCAGAATTCAAGGGGAATTGATCACTTTGTTGTTAAATCAGCTGAAAGTACGACCGCTGCTTTTTGCTTACGACCGCCGTAGCCAAAGGCTTTGCTGAAGGTACTTATAGGCACGGGTAAATATTGACGTTCCGTAGGAGATTCCCAGGGCAAGGTGTCATAGTCGGGGTCGTTTATATAAATGAAGTCGTCGTCTGCAGCGCAAATTAAGACCCAATGCGGTGCTCGAATACCATCAAACTGATAAGTAGAAATGAGCACCATAACCAGACAGCCCTGGCTTAAGTCTTCTTTTATTAAGGTTACGTCGTAGTCGCGTACAACAATGGGAACACCGTGCTTTTCCAGGTAAGTCATATCGGCCTGCTGTATGCGCTGCATTACCGTTTTTTTCTGCTCCTGACGAACCGAATCCACAAATAATGGCTGGTCGGTATTCACTTCCACCCGAACTTTCAGGCCACGCTGAAACGCCGCACGCGCCAGCCCATGAGGGCCACAACCGCCGTGTCCGGAGGTCATATAAATGGTGGTCGCCTGGCGCCAAATTTCCAGTTCTTCGGCTTGCGGGTCACTACTCGGCCGGCCGAAATAGTCCATAGCCATTAGCAAGCTTGCGGGACCACAGGTAAACTCCGTCGACTGGGTCAACATAGGAACATATTCTTCGGTTGCTCCCACGCCTGCATCTTCACCCATTTCATAGCGAGGCAACAGTTTTTGCAGAACCAGAGCGTCTGTCGATTGCGATGCAGAAGGCGGGAAATACGCTTCGCGCAGCTCAATTGCCCGGAAGCCTTCGCTGTTCATCAGCTGTTGCCCTATTGTATTAGAGGTTGCCACCTCGGTACGTAAAAACAAGGAGTGCCGTTCATCAGCAAGGTCTTCTGCAACTTTCAATAAACGGCGCCCATAGCCATTACTACGATGCTCTTTTTCAACAACCAGCGCATAAAGTCGAGCCAGGTTCGTATTATTTCGGTAAAGAACAACGGTATACCCAATGACCTTTTCGTTCAGCAGTAACACCTGAAAATCGGCACTAGGCGACTCAATAAACCGCCGAAAACTGCGCTTACTGATCGCATCTTCGGGGAAAGTGGCAGCTTCTAGCGCCGCTGCCGCGTCTAAATGCTCATTACGTGCCGGTTGAATACTGGCCATAAAATAAAACCCCTTAATTTTACGCAGATTTTACGCCTAAAGACGCTTTCGGTATAGAGATTTTACGCCCCGCGGAATTAACCTTAGCGATAGAAAAAGTCGGTTCTTCGGACGAGGTAACAGTGAATTTAAAAGCAACGTTGCGCCTATTAACCTGGCCTATGATCTGGATTGCCTCAATTCAGTGTTTTTTTGGTTTGCTCTCTGTTTTTGTCTTTAGGGACAAGACTTTTACCGATTTTATTTACCCCTCTTTATTGTGCCTTATTCTGGCGTTTTTTCTTTTTATCCGCACTAATCGCGGTGAGCAAAAGAAAATCTTTTTCCGCGAAGCCCTGGCATTCGCTTCTTTTACCTGGATTTTAATGGGCGTTCTGGGGGCATTACCTATTATGTCCGTTACCGGGGTCAGCTTCACCGACGCGGTATTTGAATCGGTCAGTGCTATGACCACCACCGGTGCAACCATTCTCACCGGCCTCGATGAAATGCCCAAAAGCTTTTTACTGTATCGACAGTTTCTGCAATGGATGGGTGGCCTCGGTATCGTTATTTTTGTGGTTGCCATTCTTCCTATGCTGAACGTGGGTGGCATGCGCCTGCTTAAAGCGGAAACTC belongs to Idiomarina sp. PL1-037 and includes:
- a CDS encoding NADH:flavin oxidoreductase gives rise to the protein MSSAFDDFELKGHKLENRFVVAPMTRTSADKKGKPTELMGEYYERFAKGGWSMIISEGVYTDQQASQGYENQPGITDAPQTDAWKEIVERVHKHDCKFIMQLMHAGAQCQHNEYTDTPIAPSEAKPKGEPLDLYGKTDGWPDVKAMDETDFDAVMNGFVGAVNRAKEAGFDGIELHAANGYLLNEFLSDYFNQRPDQWGGEMAKRMHFLELVVKAAKSAAGDDFVVGVRLSQITVTDSDYQWPEGEDAMIKVVKSMEKAGVDYIHTTDTDVMRKPFKGGSKKSLGDIVQEFSDIPLIVNGGISEKNYEHVAAHYPNALLAMAKTSLANPDFPTRIKSSEPIRRLDFAMLQPTATLENEWKWRDENDAHIKLD
- a CDS encoding peptidase C39 family protein, whose translation is MASIQPARNEHLDAAAALEAATFPEDAISKRSFRRFIESPSADFQVLLLNEKVIGYTVVLYRNNTNLARLYALVVEKEHRSNGYGRRLLKVAEDLADERHSLFLRTEVATSNTIGQQLMNSEGFRAIELREAYFPPSASQSTDALVLQKLLPRYEMGEDAGVGATEEYVPMLTQSTEFTCGPASLLMAMDYFGRPSSDPQAEELEIWRQATTIYMTSGHGGCGPHGLARAAFQRGLKVRVEVNTDQPLFVDSVRQEQKKTVMQRIQQADMTYLEKHGVPIVVRDYDVTLIKEDLSQGCLVMVLISTYQFDGIRAPHWVLICAADDDFIYINDPDYDTLPWESPTERQYLPVPISTFSKAFGYGGRKQKAAVVLSADLTTK